In Hwangdonia lutea, a single window of DNA contains:
- a CDS encoding AraC family transcriptional regulator, with product MTAVKTYQKVNVEKESLSFGISKMEDVYTKRNGKVDEPHRHNYYTVLIINKAKGQHKIDFNTYKLSDKQIFFVAPGQVHQVLESEKSFGFSMVFSNQFLVENSIRLSFIDSLNLFQNYGQSPPLTPNNEQFKTIAHFANQIYNLFHSDANMKLLSIGAFLKLLLIECNNVCSINPIESDVDTTGDNLIRAFKKGVETHYKKEHSTTFYANALHITPDHLNRTVKARIGKTAKDYIQARIVTEAKRLLYFADLSNKEIAYELGFNEPANFSTFFKKHTQLSPSNFKQNEVKS from the coding sequence ATGACCGCCGTTAAAACATATCAAAAAGTAAATGTTGAAAAGGAGAGCCTGAGTTTTGGAATCTCTAAAATGGAAGATGTTTACACCAAACGAAATGGAAAAGTTGACGAACCGCACCGGCACAATTATTATACGGTTTTAATTATAAACAAAGCTAAGGGGCAGCACAAGATAGACTTTAACACTTATAAGTTATCGGACAAACAAATTTTTTTTGTTGCTCCAGGGCAAGTACACCAAGTTTTGGAGAGTGAAAAATCTTTTGGGTTCTCCATGGTTTTTTCCAATCAGTTTTTAGTCGAAAATTCCATTCGATTATCATTCATAGATAGTTTAAACCTCTTTCAAAATTATGGTCAAAGTCCACCATTAACACCCAATAATGAGCAATTTAAAACAATAGCACATTTTGCAAATCAGATATACAATTTGTTTCATAGTGATGCCAACATGAAGTTGTTATCTATTGGTGCGTTTTTAAAGCTGTTGCTTATTGAGTGCAATAATGTCTGTTCCATAAATCCTATTGAATCCGATGTTGATACCACTGGAGACAACCTGATTAGAGCGTTTAAAAAAGGTGTTGAAACCCATTACAAAAAAGAACATTCTACCACATTTTATGCCAACGCGCTTCATATTACGCCCGATCATTTAAACCGAACGGTAAAAGCCAGAATAGGTAAAACCGCAAAAGACTATATTCAAGCTAGAATTGTAACCGAAGCCAAAAGGCTTTTGTATTTTGCCGATTTGTCGAATAAAGAAATTGCTTACGAATTGGGTTTTAACGAACCTGCCAATTTCAGTACTTTTTTTAAAAAACACACCCAACTATCACCCTCAAACTTCAAACAAAACGAGGTTAAATCTTAG
- a CDS encoding pirin family protein — protein MNTVIHKAETRGVANHGWLNSHHTFSFANYHNPDRMNFGVLRVLNDDVVQAGMGFGTHPHQNMEIISIPLEGDLEHKDSMGNVAVIKEGDVQVLSAGTGITHSEYNKNKDKEVKFLQIWVFPKAKDLTPRYDQISIREISEENKFYQVLSPNKDDQGVWINQDAWFHLGKFDKGYSDEYKIKKEGNGVYAFILDGEVEINGEKLSKRDGMGIWDTDSINVKATENARVLLMEVPMSMS, from the coding sequence ATGAATACAGTAATTCACAAAGCAGAAACAAGAGGCGTGGCAAATCACGGTTGGTTAAACTCACACCATACTTTTAGCTTCGCAAATTATCACAACCCAGACCGCATGAACTTTGGCGTGCTTCGTGTTTTGAACGACGACGTTGTGCAGGCAGGAATGGGATTCGGAACGCATCCGCACCAAAACATGGAAATTATTTCAATTCCTTTGGAAGGCGATTTAGAGCATAAAGACAGTATGGGAAATGTGGCCGTTATTAAAGAAGGTGATGTGCAGGTTTTAAGCGCAGGCACGGGTATTACACATTCTGAATACAACAAAAATAAAGATAAGGAAGTTAAGTTTCTTCAAATTTGGGTGTTCCCGAAAGCAAAGGATTTAACACCGCGTTACGACCAGATTTCAATTAGGGAAATTTCAGAAGAAAATAAATTTTATCAAGTGCTTTCGCCTAATAAAGACGACCAAGGCGTATGGATAAATCAAGATGCTTGGTTCCATTTGGGGAAATTTGACAAAGGTTATTCAGATGAATACAAAATTAAAAAAGAAGGTAATGGCGTATATGCATTTATACTTGATGGCGAGGTAGAAATTAATGGCGAAAAACTATCTAAAAGAGATGGTATGGGCATATGGGATACCGACAGCATTAATGTAAAAGCTACGGAAAATGCCCGTGTGCTTTTAATGGAAGTTCCAATGTCCATGTCGTAA
- a CDS encoding DoxX family protein: MNRITKNFFHPGTYTNKISLVLLTLRLVVGIFMLTHGLGKFERMFGDAPIQFADPLGVGATASLALIVFSEVFCSILIIIGLGTRLAAIPLFITMLVAALIVHSTDGFGRQELPLMYAAIYTTIAVLGAGKYSLDYLIAGRRKH, translated from the coding sequence ATGAATCGAATAACTAAAAATTTTTTTCACCCCGGCACGTATACAAATAAAATAAGCTTAGTGCTGTTAACACTTCGTTTGGTAGTCGGCATTTTTATGCTCACGCATGGTCTTGGCAAATTTGAAAGAATGTTTGGCGACGCCCCCATACAGTTTGCAGACCCACTTGGTGTTGGGGCAACAGCCTCATTAGCACTCATTGTGTTTTCTGAAGTGTTTTGCTCCATCCTAATAATTATAGGATTGGGTACGCGGTTGGCAGCCATTCCGCTATTCATTACCATGTTGGTAGCTGCACTTATTGTGCACAGTACCGATGGTTTTGGTAGGCAGGAACTGCCACTTATGTATGCGGCCATTTATACCACAATTGCGGTTTTGGGTGCAGGAAAATATTCTTTGGATTATTTAATAGCAGGGCGCAGAAAGCATTAA
- a CDS encoding YceI family protein, with product MSNNTNWSIDNAHSEIAFKVKHMMISTVTGHFEDFQATAKTDGDNFNNADFQFTAKTASINTKNEDRDTHLKSDDFFNAEKYPELKFVSKSFDGEKLIGDLTIRDVTKEVVLDADFNGIAVDPYGQTKAGFEISGQLNRKDFNLTWSAVTEAGSIVVSDKVKLVVDVQFIKQS from the coding sequence ATGAGTAACAACACAAATTGGTCAATCGACAACGCACATTCAGAAATTGCTTTTAAAGTAAAGCATATGATGATTTCAACAGTAACAGGTCATTTCGAAGATTTTCAGGCAACTGCAAAAACAGATGGCGATAATTTCAATAATGCTGATTTTCAATTTACCGCAAAAACAGCATCGATAAACACTAAAAATGAGGACAGGGATACCCATTTAAAATCGGATGATTTTTTCAATGCCGAGAAATACCCTGAACTTAAATTCGTTTCAAAATCATTTGATGGCGAAAAATTAATTGGCGATTTAACGATAAGGGATGTCACTAAAGAAGTGGTTTTAGATGCCGATTTTAACGGTATAGCCGTTGATCCTTATGGACAAACAAAAGCAGGTTTTGAAATTTCGGGACAACTTAATAGAAAGGATTTCAATTTAACTTGGAGCGCCGTTACGGAAGCCGGTAGCATTGTAGTTTCCGATAAGGTAAAATTAGTAGTTGATGTGCAATTCATCAAACAATCTTAA
- a CDS encoding MliC family protein: MIKKTLTITLFATLILISCKETSKQENTQSTTTETVKHVKDDIVVTTSTNKDGEKLELKFNNTKGTATLNFNGETIELFAEKAASGIWYKNDDYELRGKGNDIELKKDGKVIYKHTDDIVNLEVKNEKGDVLNMVFNNSNNTVKAYLNGGEQMDLIAEKAASGIWYKNDHYELRGKGNNYKLSKDGKTLFKN; the protein is encoded by the coding sequence ATGATAAAGAAAACTTTAACAATTACACTATTCGCAACACTCATTTTAATTTCTTGTAAAGAAACCTCCAAACAAGAAAACACTCAATCGACAACTACCGAAACCGTTAAACACGTGAAGGACGATATTGTCGTAACCACATCAACCAACAAAGACGGTGAAAAATTGGAGTTAAAGTTTAATAACACCAAAGGAACGGCGACTTTAAATTTTAACGGAGAAACCATCGAATTGTTTGCTGAAAAAGCAGCCTCAGGGATTTGGTATAAAAACGACGACTACGAATTAAGGGGAAAAGGCAACGATATTGAGCTCAAAAAAGATGGAAAAGTAATTTACAAGCACACCGATGATATCGTGAATTTAGAAGTGAAAAACGAAAAAGGCGATGTGCTAAATATGGTTTTCAACAACTCAAATAATACGGTTAAAGCCTATTTAAATGGCGGTGAACAAATGGATTTAATTGCCGAAAAAGCAGCCTCAGGGATTTGGTACAAAAACGATCACTACGAATTAAGAGGAAAAGGCAACAATTATAAATTAAGCAAAGACGGAAAAACACTTTTTAAAAATTAA
- a CDS encoding fumarylacetoacetate hydrolase family protein, whose protein sequence is MKLIRFGTEGNEKPGVQLDDGTRIDVSGFGQDYNEAFFGGDGLERLENWLKTNQNNCPKVSNDARLGVPLTRPSKIVCVGLNYAKHAAEAGMKVPKEPVLFFKSTTALCGPNDDVIIPKNSEKTDWEVELAIVIGKKASYIEEADAFDHIAGYVLHNDVSERAFQIEKEGQWCKGKGCDTFAPVGPFIATKDEIPNPNDLNLWLIVNGERLQDSSTSDFIFNVQEVVSYISQYMTLLPGDIISTGTPFGVGLGFDPPKYLKPGDVMELGIEGLGVSKQVAKAYQG, encoded by the coding sequence ATGAAATTAATACGATTTGGAACAGAAGGAAACGAAAAACCAGGTGTACAATTAGATGATGGAACTAGAATAGACGTATCTGGTTTTGGGCAAGATTACAACGAAGCTTTTTTTGGAGGCGATGGCTTAGAGCGTTTGGAAAATTGGCTAAAAACAAACCAAAACAATTGCCCTAAAGTAAGTAACGATGCGCGTTTGGGTGTACCTTTAACGCGGCCTTCAAAAATTGTTTGCGTAGGGTTAAACTATGCAAAACACGCCGCCGAAGCCGGAATGAAAGTGCCCAAAGAACCGGTTTTGTTTTTTAAATCCACTACCGCGCTTTGTGGTCCAAATGATGATGTTATCATTCCTAAAAATTCCGAAAAAACCGATTGGGAAGTCGAGCTAGCCATTGTTATTGGTAAAAAAGCATCGTACATTGAAGAGGCCGATGCGTTTGACCATATTGCGGGCTATGTGCTGCATAACGATGTGTCGGAAAGAGCCTTCCAAATTGAAAAAGAAGGTCAATGGTGTAAAGGAAAAGGTTGCGATACATTTGCTCCGGTTGGGCCATTTATTGCGACGAAAGATGAAATTCCAAATCCTAATGACTTGAATTTATGGTTGATAGTAAATGGCGAACGTTTGCAGGATTCCTCAACCTCAGATTTTATTTTTAATGTGCAAGAAGTTGTGTCGTATATCAGTCAGTACATGACGTTGCTGCCCGGAGACATTATTTCAACAGGTACGCCTTTTGGCGTGGGCCTAGGCTTTGATCCGCCAAAATATTTAAAACCAGGTGATGTTATGGAATTGGGTATTGAAGGTTTGGGTGTTTCTAAACAAGTAGCAAAAGCGTATCAAGGTTAA
- a CDS encoding glycoside hydrolase family 16 protein, with the protein MSKYIFIICAIILVSCKNTSYKIADGYKYIQKDSINSKDWKLVWKDDFEAPTLDTTKWTKIPKNNADWGNYMSSDPRCFDISDGKIYLKGIVNKDTISDPRPYLTGGIYTKGKFAFQYGKVEIHAKLESAQGAWPAIWMLAEDKKYGRYPRNGEIDIMEHLNFDDIIYQTTHSYYTLELKQSSNPPHSKTSKFDKEAFNTFGLEWFPDKLVFTLNGKETFTYPRVKDVDKSQWPYNQPFYLLIDQQLEGSWVGKANPDDLPVQMIIDWVKVYQ; encoded by the coding sequence ATGTCAAAATATATTTTCATTATTTGCGCCATTATTCTTGTGAGTTGCAAAAACACTTCATATAAAATTGCCGATGGTTATAAGTACATTCAGAAAGATTCGATTAATTCGAAAGACTGGAAATTAGTTTGGAAAGATGATTTTGAAGCACCGACCTTAGACACGACTAAATGGACTAAAATTCCGAAAAACAATGCCGATTGGGGTAATTACATGAGTAGCGACCCCCGATGTTTTGATATTTCCGACGGAAAAATATATTTAAAAGGCATTGTAAATAAGGATACCATTTCCGATCCGCGACCCTATTTAACCGGAGGCATTTACACCAAAGGCAAGTTTGCTTTCCAGTACGGAAAAGTTGAAATTCATGCTAAACTTGAAAGCGCCCAAGGTGCGTGGCCAGCCATTTGGATGTTAGCTGAAGATAAAAAATATGGCAGATACCCCAGAAATGGTGAGATTGATATTATGGAACATCTCAATTTTGATGATATTATTTACCAAACCACACACTCGTATTATACTTTAGAGTTGAAGCAGAGTAGCAATCCACCGCATTCAAAAACCTCAAAATTCGACAAAGAAGCATTTAATACTTTTGGTTTGGAATGGTTTCCTGATAAGTTGGTTTTTACCTTAAACGGCAAAGAAACTTTTACTTATCCTAGGGTAAAAGATGTTGATAAATCGCAGTGGCCTTACAATCAGCCTTTTTATTTATTAATCGACCAGCAATTGGAAGGTTCGTGGGTAGGTAAGGCAAACCCCGACGATTTACCGGTTCAAATGATTATAGATTGGGTAAAAGTGTATCAATAG
- a CDS encoding amidohydrolase family protein: protein MKIDAHQHFWKFDPVRDAWIDDSMQIIRRDFLPQDLQPILSANNIDGCIAVQADQSEAETDFLLDCAAKNPFVKGVVGWVDLRAENVEERLALYSKNPLFKGVRHIVQAEANDFMLGKDFQNGIGKLSPFNLTYDILIFPPQIEAAIRLVNTFPNQKFVVDHIAKPYIKTGEIDGWKTNITELAKAPNVFCKVSGMVTEADLKHWKTSDFKLYLDVVFNAFGVDRILYGSDWPVCLLAADYKQQLSIVENYFKDFSKEEQSKIFGLNAVKFYNL, encoded by the coding sequence ATGAAAATAGATGCGCATCAACACTTTTGGAAATTCGACCCTGTTCGGGATGCTTGGATAGACGATTCGATGCAAATCATTCGCAGAGATTTTCTGCCACAAGATTTACAACCTATTTTAAGCGCAAACAACATTGATGGCTGTATAGCGGTTCAAGCCGACCAAAGCGAAGCTGAAACCGATTTTTTATTAGATTGTGCCGCAAAAAATCCCTTTGTAAAAGGCGTTGTGGGTTGGGTAGATTTAAGGGCTGAAAATGTTGAAGAACGATTGGCGCTTTATTCTAAAAATCCTTTATTTAAGGGTGTGCGCCATATTGTTCAAGCCGAGGCAAACGACTTTATGTTAGGTAAAGATTTTCAAAATGGCATTGGCAAATTATCGCCATTCAATTTAACCTATGATATTTTAATATTTCCGCCCCAAATAGAAGCTGCTATTCGTTTGGTAAATACATTTCCAAATCAAAAATTTGTAGTGGATCACATAGCAAAACCATATATAAAAACTGGTGAAATTGATGGTTGGAAAACAAACATCACCGAACTGGCAAAAGCACCAAACGTATTTTGTAAAGTTTCAGGAATGGTTACCGAAGCCGATTTAAAACACTGGAAAACTTCAGATTTCAAACTTTATTTAGACGTTGTGTTTAACGCCTTTGGTGTAGATAGAATATTATACGGTTCCGATTGGCCGGTGTGTTTGCTTGCTGCAGATTATAAGCAGCAATTAAGTATAGTTGAAAATTATTTTAAGGACTTTTCAAAAGAAGAACAATCAAAAATATTCGGATTAAACGCAGTCAAATTCTATAATTTATAA
- a CDS encoding glycoside hydrolase family 95 protein, protein MSFLKYFKFVFILLLIVACQDKEQNYQDTLWYEQPATQWMEALPVGNGRLGAMVFGNPNHERIQLNEDSMWPGAADWEDFKGNAKDLEEIRGLIKNGNIQEADKLIIEKFSFKSTVRSHQTMGDLFIDFHQKKEVENYKRALNLDDALATVSYTSDGDAYSQKVFASAVDDALVIELSTTANEGLNLNLKLDRPKDNGHETVTISNPSNREISMLGMVTQLGGMKNSKPFPIDYGVQFETRLKVNNDSGSVEVENGELVLKNVKTATLYLVCNSSFYHKNFKEKTIENLALIENKSFEELFERHQKDYQNLYHRVAFNLGETALDSIPTDKRLKRIKTGEDDPDLAAKLFKFGRYLLIASSRENTNPANLQGIWNEHIKAPWNADYHLNINLQMNYWPAEVTNLSELHQPFFNFLDRVVERGKITAKKQYGMQRGSVVHHTTDLWAPAFMRAEQPYWGAWIHGGGWSSQHYWEHYLYTQDVDFLEHRAYPVLKLIAEFYLDWLVKDPKTNYWVSSPETSPENSYFYDKENSGAVSFGSAMGHQIIAEVFDNVLEASKILKIEDAFVEEVRLKRANLFPGIVIGEHGRILEWNEPYDEPEKGHRHMSHLYALHPGNKIVESDAKAFEAAQNTIDYRLQHGGAGTGWSRAWMINLNARLLDAKSAQENIRKFMQISVADNLFDEHPPFQIDGNFGFTAGVAELLMQSHEPFLRILPTLPENWKTGNISGLIARGHIEVDIEWKDGKLVKVGLLSKENQIKSIKYNDISVDIELPKNEKIWLNENLSIIE, encoded by the coding sequence ATGAGCTTTTTAAAGTATTTCAAATTCGTATTTATTTTATTGTTAATAGTAGCCTGTCAAGATAAAGAACAGAATTATCAAGATACCTTGTGGTACGAACAACCGGCGACGCAATGGATGGAAGCTTTACCTGTTGGAAATGGGCGATTAGGCGCCATGGTTTTTGGCAACCCCAACCATGAGCGCATTCAACTCAATGAAGATTCCATGTGGCCCGGAGCTGCCGATTGGGAAGATTTTAAAGGGAATGCTAAAGATTTAGAGGAAATAAGGGGATTAATAAAAAATGGTAACATTCAAGAAGCCGATAAGCTCATTATTGAAAAATTCTCATTCAAATCCACCGTTCGTTCCCATCAAACCATGGGCGATTTGTTTATCGACTTTCATCAAAAAAAAGAGGTTGAAAATTATAAACGAGCCCTAAATTTAGATGATGCTTTGGCAACTGTAAGTTATACTTCTGATGGCGATGCGTATTCGCAAAAGGTATTTGCGTCTGCTGTTGATGATGCCTTGGTCATTGAGCTAAGCACCACCGCAAATGAGGGATTGAATTTGAATTTAAAGCTTGATAGACCAAAAGATAATGGACATGAAACCGTTACTATTTCAAACCCATCGAACCGTGAAATTAGCATGCTTGGAATGGTTACCCAATTAGGGGGAATGAAAAATTCCAAACCTTTTCCCATCGACTACGGGGTGCAGTTTGAAACTCGGCTTAAAGTTAATAATGACTCTGGCAGTGTTGAAGTTGAAAATGGAGAATTGGTTTTAAAAAATGTAAAAACGGCAACACTTTATTTGGTGTGTAATAGTTCCTTTTATCACAAAAACTTTAAGGAGAAAACCATTGAGAATTTAGCATTAATTGAAAACAAATCGTTTGAGGAATTGTTTGAAAGACATCAAAAAGATTATCAAAATTTATACCATCGGGTAGCATTCAATTTAGGAGAAACAGCATTGGATTCCATACCAACCGATAAACGTTTAAAACGTATTAAAACAGGCGAAGACGACCCAGATTTGGCTGCTAAACTTTTTAAGTTTGGCCGGTATTTGTTAATCGCATCATCAAGGGAAAATACAAATCCCGCTAATTTACAAGGCATTTGGAACGAACATATTAAAGCCCCTTGGAACGCCGATTATCATTTAAACATCAACCTGCAAATGAATTATTGGCCCGCTGAGGTTACCAATTTAAGCGAGTTGCATCAACCCTTTTTTAACTTTTTAGACCGGGTGGTTGAGCGCGGTAAAATAACGGCCAAAAAGCAATATGGGATGCAACGTGGGTCGGTGGTGCATCATACAACCGATTTATGGGCGCCAGCCTTTATGCGTGCAGAACAGCCTTATTGGGGAGCTTGGATTCATGGAGGCGGTTGGTCGTCACAGCATTATTGGGAGCATTATTTGTACACCCAAGATGTAGATTTTTTAGAGCATAGAGCGTATCCTGTTTTAAAGTTGATTGCTGAATTTTATTTAGATTGGTTGGTAAAAGACCCTAAAACGAATTATTGGGTTTCAAGCCCGGAAACATCACCAGAAAACTCTTATTTTTATGATAAAGAAAACTCTGGAGCGGTTTCGTTTGGGAGTGCAATGGGCCATCAAATTATAGCAGAGGTTTTCGATAATGTTTTAGAAGCTTCAAAAATATTGAAGATTGAAGACGCTTTTGTTGAAGAAGTTCGTTTAAAACGAGCAAACTTATTTCCTGGAATTGTAATTGGCGAACATGGTAGAATTTTAGAATGGAACGAGCCTTATGATGAACCCGAAAAAGGGCATAGGCACATGTCGCATTTATATGCTTTGCATCCAGGAAACAAAATTGTTGAAAGTGATGCCAAAGCTTTTGAAGCCGCACAAAATACAATAGATTACCGCTTGCAGCATGGTGGTGCCGGCACCGGCTGGAGTCGTGCTTGGATGATTAATTTAAACGCTCGTTTGTTGGATGCAAAGTCTGCACAAGAAAACATTAGAAAATTCATGCAAATATCTGTTGCCGATAATTTATTTGATGAGCATCCGCCGTTTCAAATTGATGGAAATTTTGGGTTTACCGCAGGGGTTGCAGAATTATTAATGCAATCGCACGAACCCTTTTTAAGAATTCTTCCCACATTGCCGGAAAACTGGAAAACTGGAAATATCTCAGGTTTAATAGCACGAGGCCATATTGAAGTTGATATCGAGTGGAAAGACGGAAAACTTGTTAAAGTTGGTTTGTTATCCAAAGAAAATCAAATAAAAAGTATAAAGTATAACGATATTTCAGTCGACATTGAATTACCAAAAAATGAAAAAATTTGGTTAAATGAAAACCTATCTATAATAGAATAA
- a CDS encoding alkaline phosphatase has product MKSFLKIQAKLIALIVILASCQSKPQEEKLKPLVKHVILIGSDGFGAYAFLKAKVPNLRKLMEEGSYSLNARAVLPSSSAVNWASMIMGSGPELHGYTEWGSKTPELPSRIIGKGDIYPTIFSLIDAQSPEAKKGVSYTWGGIGYLFEKGMVDLDFNGPTDEETKDRALEFMVNEKPALTFIHFTHPDNEGHEIGHDTPEYYEAVEKIDDLVGEIVKTLEAHDLLNDTAIIFTSDHGGIGKGHGGKTLLEVEIPWIIYGKNLSAKGKLNSSVVTYDTAATIAHLLGLETPDFWRGQPVMEVFNEPEM; this is encoded by the coding sequence ATGAAATCATTCTTAAAAATTCAGGCAAAATTAATAGCGCTCATAGTCATATTAGCATCTTGCCAGTCTAAACCGCAAGAGGAAAAACTCAAACCCCTTGTAAAGCACGTTATTTTAATTGGTTCAGACGGTTTTGGTGCTTATGCCTTTTTAAAAGCTAAAGTGCCTAACTTAAGAAAATTAATGGAAGAAGGTTCGTATTCCTTAAATGCAAGAGCTGTGTTGCCATCGTCTAGTGCTGTAAATTGGGCCTCTATGATTATGGGTTCGGGGCCAGAGCTGCATGGTTATACCGAATGGGGTAGCAAAACGCCCGAATTACCATCCAGAATTATTGGCAAAGGCGATATTTATCCCACTATTTTTAGTTTAATTGATGCCCAATCACCCGAGGCAAAAAAAGGCGTATCGTATACTTGGGGTGGCATTGGTTATCTTTTTGAAAAAGGCATGGTGGATTTAGATTTTAATGGACCAACTGATGAAGAAACCAAAGACCGTGCTTTAGAATTTATGGTAAACGAAAAGCCGGCATTAACGTTTATCCATTTTACGCACCCAGATAATGAAGGGCATGAAATAGGTCATGATACGCCGGAATATTATGAAGCGGTAGAAAAAATAGATGATTTGGTTGGCGAGATTGTTAAGACTTTGGAGGCTCATGATTTACTAAACGATACCGCCATTATATTTACTTCGGATCACGGAGGGATTGGCAAGGGACACGGTGGAAAAACGCTTTTAGAAGTAGAAATCCCTTGGATTATTTATGGTAAAAATTTATCGGCAAAAGGCAAGCTTAATTCCAGCGTCGTAACCTACGATACAGCGGCAACCATAGCTCATCTTTTAGGTTTGGAAACCCCAGATTTTTGGAGAGGGCAACCCGTTATGGAAGTTTTTAATGAACCAGAAATGTAA
- a CDS encoding SDR family oxidoreductase, producing MDLNLKNKVVIVTGGSKGIGLGITEALLAESAIPVIISRNKSSVEAVINKIHSEGKEAHYAIAELTDPEQCKKAVEATIKKYGRIDGVVNNAGVNDSVSLENGSYEDFMESLKRNLVHYYLIAHHALPELKKSKGSIVNIGSKTSFTGQGGTSGYAAANGGRNALTREWAVELLPYGIRVNALIVAECYTPLYDKWIKTFDNPDEKLESITKHIPLENRMTTAEEIANTVVFLLSDKSSHTTGELIFVDGGYTHLDRAL from the coding sequence ATGGATTTAAACTTAAAAAATAAAGTAGTAATTGTTACGGGCGGTTCAAAAGGCATTGGTCTCGGAATTACCGAAGCCTTATTGGCAGAAAGTGCTATTCCTGTAATAATTAGCAGAAATAAATCGAGTGTTGAAGCGGTAATAAATAAAATTCATTCAGAAGGGAAGGAAGCGCATTATGCGATTGCGGAATTAACCGATCCAGAGCAATGCAAAAAAGCGGTTGAGGCTACTATAAAAAAATACGGACGTATTGATGGTGTTGTAAATAATGCAGGTGTGAATGATAGTGTAAGCCTCGAAAATGGCAGCTACGAAGATTTTATGGAATCTTTAAAACGAAACCTGGTGCATTATTATCTTATAGCTCACCATGCTTTACCAGAATTGAAAAAAAGCAAAGGAAGTATAGTAAATATAGGTTCTAAAACATCGTTTACGGGACAAGGAGGAACGTCGGGTTATGCCGCAGCTAATGGCGGACGTAATGCCTTAACCCGAGAATGGGCTGTAGAATTGTTACCGTATGGCATCAGAGTGAATGCGCTTATAGTTGCAGAATGTTATACCCCCTTATATGATAAATGGATAAAAACATTTGATAACCCTGATGAAAAATTAGAATCAATTACAAAGCATATTCCTTTGGAAAATAGAATGACAACAGCCGAAGAAATAGCCAATACGGTAGTGTTTCTGCTCTCAGATAAATCGAGTCACACCACTGGAGAATTAATTTTTGTTGATGGTGGATATACGCATTTAGATAGAGCATTATAA